The window GTTACGATCGGCGTGTGCTCTTCGGAAGCTCCAAGGAAATTTTGTGGGATTGTGAAATTGTTACAAAGTCTGCTATAATCTTGTAGAATAAACTGTGCCGATCACTTTTTTGTTGCATCGAGGTCCAAATTTtatgctttttttttcttcctgcATTTAGCAGTCAGTGACCCCGCATCTGTAGTGGGAGTGTAATGATTATCTTGAAAGTTGCATTTTTTAAGAATGATTATGTGTGAACTTTGAAGATTGCcacacatttaaaaatattatcggTTGTTAATCCTTGATATGGCAACTTTATCAGATTCAAGATTATTTGTACTGCTCCCAAGTTTCGTTTAGGGCGTTGCATTGAATTTTTAAGCCTTTAGCTTCTGCCGTTATTTGCCAATGCTTTTTTGATCGGTAGGATAAAAAACTCACGGTGCTTAGAGTATGCAAATCAAGATTTCTGCTGATCCCTTTTTGTTTTTgatatgtttatttattgtttttagacaatatgtttatttattgttgaaggTGCCTTTTCGGTGTGTTCAAGATCGGGAATGACATTTTTGCGAACTTATTCTGAATTCTTTCTTTGTTGCATTATTTCAGACTGGAGGTCTTGTGCAATGCCACTTTTCAGGAATTTTGTGGTGGTTTTGTGGGTTCTATCGAGTTTTGAAGGGGCTATTTCACACGGGGTTCAGCCTCTTTCACGAATTTCTATTGAAAATGCTGTTATTGCTTTAGAAGAATCGGCTTATATTAGATGCTCTCCATCAGTTCTTGGGGCCAACGTAAGTCTTGGCTACATTATACGTTCTTTTAACAGTGTGCTTAAGAGATTTGATCCTGCCATATGTTACGTTATTGTTAAACTGACATGAAAACCTGTACCACTATAAACTTCTCTCCAAGTTTAATTATTTCCTCTCTGTTTTAGGGGCAAAATGATGAATTGGTTACTTTAAAATATAGCAGCCCAAACCCATCGATAGATGATTGGATCGGAGTGTTTTCTCCGGCTAATTTCAGGTACGATAAATGTATCTATGTACACGGATTAACTTCACGAATTCACCTTTTTCAATTTTCTTAAGCTCCACTCCTCCAAGGATCCAACTTTGTCATGTGAGAATTTTGTCCATGATGAGTATTTAACATAAAATGGTATACAGTAATCCTTATTTACAGAATTTTTATGTGTTCTTGTCAGCTCGTCAATCTGCATTGCAGAAAATCCCAGAGTTGGCCCTCCATATTTATGTACAGCGCCCGTAAAGGTTTGTCCAGTCACCTGTTACCTGGAATTTGTCAGATAACTAGCATATATATAGGTTGTGTGCCTAATGATATAATCTTTATTCAATTCCTATGCAGTATCAGTTTGCTAATTTCAGCAGTCCTAATTACAAGGATACAGGTAGAGGATCTCTGAAGCTCCAGCTGATAAATCAGAGATCAGACTACTCGTTTGCTTTATTTTCTGGTGGCTTATCCAAAGTAGGTCTTCCAGAATCTGTTAAGTTCTTTTGGTTTAGTCTTTGTATCTCAATAATGTAAGAAAATCTTTAGCAGATAAGTTAAATTAGAGATTAACATGACAACTCTAAGTTCTTTCATCTATTTACAGCTAAGACTATTGAGTTGAAAGCATTTACTGGAGTGGAAATAACAATGACTTATAATATATATCTATTCTTGTTAATATATCTGTAGATGGCTTCACTAAATTTGCATGACATCGTGGATATGAaggagaaaataaattaaattcattagTTTGTTTTCCTCTAACTTTCAATTCCCTAGAAACCGCTAGATGTGATTTTCTTAGGCACCGTTTGATGTGAATGATAAGACATTGATTGTTTCCACATTTTTGTTTCAAATAGCATTTGACTCGAGTTCTACAATAATGGAGTTTTATATCCTTTTGTCATCCATATCTTAATATACCCATATCATACATCTTTTATCACTCCATCACATAAACCAAACGGTGTCTCATTGTGTATTTTTATGG of the Primulina huaijiensis isolate GDHJ02 unplaced genomic scaffold, ASM1229523v2 scaffold207670, whole genome shotgun sequence genome contains:
- the LOC140966684 gene encoding probable inactive purple acid phosphatase 1; protein product: MPLFRNFVVVLWVLSSFEGAISHGVQPLSRISIENAVIALEESAYIRCSPSVLGANGQNDELVTLKYSSPNPSIDDWIGVFSPANFSSSICIAENPRVGPPYLCTAPVKYQFANFSSPNYKDTGRGSLKLQLINQRSDYSFALFSGGLSKPKLVAVSNVAAFANPNVPLYPRLAQGKTWNEMTVTWTSGYSTDEAEPLVEWGKKGGEQMRSLAVTLTFDRNSMCGAPARTVGWRDPGFIHTSFLKDLWPNSLCVLFKNLIHVMLSVFAMFRSTQCS